A stretch of Nitrospirota bacterium DNA encodes these proteins:
- a CDS encoding AURKAIP1/COX24 domain-containing protein, with product MGSVKKWRKRKIKKHKYKKLRQKMRFHR from the coding sequence ATGGGTAGTGTTAAGAAATGGCGAAAGCGAAAAATCAAGAAGCATAAGTACAAGAAGCTCAGACAGAAAATGCGGTTCCACCGATAG
- the trmFO gene encoding methylenetetrahydrofolate--tRNA-(uracil(54)-C(5))-methyltransferase (FADH(2)-oxidizing) TrmFO — translation MSETTLTVVGAGLAGSEAAWQAAQLGVKVRLYEMRPKVMTAAHSSGKMAELVCSNSFKAKSLENGPGLLKQEMILLESLILESAAKNEVPAGVALAVDRNLFAETITERIESHPLIEVVREEVQSLPEGVTVFATGPLTSPSLTEILIRLTHGKFLYFFDAISPIVDAESIDMEKCFKASRYQEDNEDYVNCPFEKDGYYGFVDALLKAEAVALKPFEKPMFFEGCLPVEEMARRGVDTLAFGPMKPVGLTDPKTGRRPYAVVQLRPEDKYGHLYNMVGFQTKLKYPEQQRVFHMIPGLEKAEFARFGSVHRNTYINSPVLLKPHLELKDRKGVFIAGQLVGVEGYIESAAMGWVAGTNAARMLQGLPPVVPPPTTAIGALVHYITTADPKHFQPMNINYGLMPPMRDTAAARRRNRREVAERALEHMKIWKSQSLPDRGLQSNAV, via the coding sequence GTGAGTGAGACGACTCTGACTGTTGTGGGGGCAGGGCTGGCCGGCAGCGAGGCCGCCTGGCAGGCCGCCCAGCTCGGGGTGAAGGTGCGTCTATACGAAATGCGCCCGAAAGTCATGACCGCTGCCCACTCCTCCGGAAAGATGGCCGAGCTGGTCTGCTCCAATTCCTTCAAGGCCAAGTCATTGGAGAATGGACCGGGACTGCTCAAACAGGAGATGATCCTCCTGGAATCCCTGATTCTGGAATCGGCCGCAAAAAATGAAGTGCCGGCCGGAGTGGCCCTGGCGGTGGACCGGAATCTTTTCGCGGAGACGATCACGGAACGCATCGAGTCCCACCCGCTGATCGAGGTGGTCCGGGAGGAAGTCCAGTCGCTCCCCGAAGGCGTGACGGTCTTCGCGACCGGCCCGCTCACCTCGCCGAGCCTGACGGAGATCCTGATCCGTCTGACCCATGGAAAGTTCCTCTATTTCTTCGATGCGATTTCTCCGATTGTGGATGCGGAGTCCATCGATATGGAGAAATGCTTCAAAGCGTCGAGGTATCAGGAGGACAATGAGGACTACGTGAACTGTCCATTCGAGAAGGATGGGTACTACGGATTTGTGGACGCTCTTCTCAAGGCCGAAGCGGTGGCCCTGAAACCGTTTGAGAAGCCCATGTTCTTCGAGGGCTGCCTGCCGGTGGAAGAAATGGCCCGCCGGGGGGTGGACACCCTGGCGTTCGGCCCGATGAAACCGGTCGGTCTGACCGATCCCAAGACCGGTCGTCGTCCGTACGCCGTCGTCCAACTCCGGCCGGAGGACAAGTACGGACATTTGTACAATATGGTTGGCTTCCAGACGAAACTGAAATACCCTGAGCAGCAGAGAGTCTTTCACATGATACCCGGCTTGGAAAAAGCGGAGTTTGCGCGCTTTGGGAGCGTGCATCGGAATACGTACATCAATTCGCCGGTCCTCCTGAAGCCGCACCTGGAGCTGAAGGATCGAAAGGGCGTTTTCATTGCGGGGCAACTCGTTGGCGTGGAAGGCTACATCGAATCGGCCGCCATGGGCTGGGTGGCCGGAACGAACGCCGCCCGCATGCTCCAGGGCCTTCCGCCCGTTGTCCCCCCGCCGACGACCGCGATCGGGGCGCTCGTCCATTACATCACCACGGCGGACCCCAAACATTTTCAACCGATGAACATCAACTACGGGCTCATGCCTCCCATGAGGGATACGGCGGCCGCCCGGCGCCGGAACCGTCGAGAAGTCGCCGAGCGGGCCCTCGAACACATGAAGATTTGGAAATCGCAGAGCCTTCCGGATCGGGGGCTCCAGTCGAATGCGGTCTGA
- the topA gene encoding type I DNA topoisomerase, which produces MSENLVIVESPTKAKTLKKYLGDKYTVKASMGHVIDLPASKFGVDVDKDFEPHYIIIRGKGKILKEIRSAAKKAKRIYLASDPDREGEAIAWHLAGQVRDGGTHPHADSSGGSDTGSPKTRKPDSAGGRRKSEQGERKHVYRVILHEITAKKVKEAIAHPEELDVKKFNAQQARRILDRVVGYKLSPLLWKKVKRGLSAGRVQSVAVRLVVDREKEIRKFVPIEYGSLTAEFRAGSPPPFKARLRELDGVRIAHGKPEPGERIMTQAEMAPLKEQLSAHASFTVGETETKELRRHPSPPFITSELQREAARRYHYPARKTMMIAQQLYEGIAIGDEGPTGLITYMRTDSVRISADAVNDARAFIRARFDRSFLPAEARSYRNKKSAQDAHEAIRPSDVSRTPDALRSFLTDEQFKVYQIVWQRFVASQMADAILDQTRVDIEAELPRGPANGGGHRAVFRANGSTVKFEGFTVLYREGKDEEAPDSEEDPRLPTVKVGETLDLLGLEDRQHFTQPPPRYSESSLIKELEEKGIGRPSTYAVIISTIQLRGYVYKDKGRFKPSALGELITELLIESFPEVLDLQFTAEMEEKLDKIEEGEADWVETLREFYGPFSRALDRAAVEMRTVRGVVEEVGRNCPDPKCGKPLVIRFGVRGRFVACTGFPDCRHTESLPVEPAEGENKQEGALTEEKGGNDGLDISG; this is translated from the coding sequence ATGTCCGAAAATCTCGTGATCGTCGAATCGCCGACGAAGGCCAAAACGCTGAAGAAGTACCTGGGCGACAAGTACACGGTGAAGGCCTCCATGGGTCACGTGATCGATCTTCCCGCCTCCAAGTTCGGCGTGGATGTCGATAAGGACTTCGAGCCCCACTACATCATCATCCGGGGAAAGGGAAAGATCCTCAAGGAGATCCGATCGGCCGCGAAGAAGGCCAAGAGAATTTATCTGGCCTCGGACCCGGATCGCGAGGGCGAAGCCATTGCCTGGCACTTGGCGGGACAGGTTCGCGATGGCGGTACCCATCCCCATGCCGATTCGTCGGGCGGCTCCGATACCGGCTCGCCAAAGACCCGGAAGCCCGACTCCGCGGGGGGCCGGCGCAAATCGGAGCAGGGAGAAAGAAAGCACGTTTACCGGGTGATCCTCCACGAAATCACCGCGAAGAAAGTCAAAGAAGCCATCGCCCATCCCGAAGAACTGGACGTCAAGAAGTTCAATGCCCAGCAGGCCCGGCGAATTTTGGATCGCGTCGTGGGCTACAAGTTGAGTCCGTTGCTCTGGAAGAAGGTGAAGCGTGGGCTGTCGGCCGGCCGGGTCCAGTCCGTGGCCGTTCGCCTGGTCGTCGACCGCGAAAAAGAAATCCGCAAGTTCGTTCCCATCGAATACGGCTCGCTCACGGCGGAGTTCAGAGCCGGATCACCGCCGCCGTTCAAGGCCCGCCTTCGAGAGCTGGACGGCGTGCGCATTGCCCACGGCAAGCCGGAGCCCGGGGAGAGAATTATGACTCAGGCGGAGATGGCGCCGCTCAAGGAACAGTTGAGCGCCCATGCCTCGTTTACGGTGGGTGAAACGGAAACGAAGGAGCTGCGGCGGCACCCGTCCCCGCCGTTCATCACCAGCGAGCTTCAGCGGGAGGCGGCCCGCCGGTACCATTACCCGGCGCGGAAAACGATGATGATCGCCCAGCAACTGTACGAGGGCATCGCGATCGGAGACGAAGGGCCGACCGGCCTCATCACCTACATGAGAACCGATTCCGTCCGCATTTCAGCCGATGCCGTGAACGACGCGCGCGCCTTCATTCGTGCCCGGTTTGACCGGTCTTTTCTTCCCGCCGAGGCCCGATCCTATCGCAACAAGAAATCGGCACAGGATGCGCACGAGGCGATCCGGCCCAGCGATGTGAGCCGGACGCCCGACGCCCTTCGCTCTTTCCTGACCGACGAGCAGTTCAAGGTTTATCAGATCGTCTGGCAGCGTTTCGTGGCCTCACAGATGGCCGATGCGATCCTGGATCAGACACGCGTGGACATTGAAGCAGAGCTTCCCAGGGGCCCGGCCAACGGCGGGGGCCACCGCGCCGTTTTCCGGGCCAACGGCTCGACGGTGAAATTTGAAGGCTTCACTGTGCTCTATCGCGAGGGGAAAGATGAGGAGGCCCCCGATTCCGAGGAGGATCCCCGTCTTCCCACGGTGAAGGTCGGAGAAACGCTGGATCTCTTGGGCCTGGAGGATCGCCAACATTTCACCCAGCCCCCGCCGCGCTATTCCGAAAGCTCCCTCATCAAGGAACTGGAGGAAAAGGGAATCGGTCGTCCCTCCACCTACGCGGTCATCATTTCCACCATTCAGCTTCGGGGTTACGTTTACAAGGACAAGGGCCGGTTCAAGCCGAGCGCCTTGGGGGAGCTCATCACGGAATTGCTGATCGAAAGTTTTCCGGAAGTGCTCGATCTTCAATTCACGGCGGAGATGGAGGAGAAACTGGACAAGATCGAAGAAGGGGAGGCCGATTGGGTCGAGACGCTCCGGGAATTCTACGGTCCATTCTCCCGTGCCCTGGACCGGGCGGCCGTGGAAATGCGGACCGTGCGCGGGGTTGTTGAAGAGGTCGGCCGAAATTGCCCGGATCCGAAATGTGGAAAGCCATTGGTCATTCGGTTCGGGGTGAGGGGTCGGTTCGTGGCCTGCACGGGCTTCCCGGACTGTCGCCACACGGAATCACTTCCCGTGGAACCGGCGGAAGGGGAGAACAAACAGGAGGGTGCGCTCACGGAAGAGAAAGGGGGAAATGATGGTCTGGATATTTCTGGCTGA
- a CDS encoding HDOD domain-containing protein — MPIDRKVLQIKIQNLKNLPPLPAAIQRVGQMVEDPKVTTQQLSDVIAKDQALASRVLRLVNSPLYGFPGRISEISHAIVLLGFNVIKSLAFGTYVSGIMTKEIEGLWEHSLGTSLAAGILARKVGFPKPDEASVAGLLHDVGKAALKVLFPAEYRRVLQVVQEKQCFILEAEREVLGDFDHCRMGAELCLRWNLPAGLRETILHHHDPARVRQEKDLTAIVHTADVLARAFGFGFAGDPYVPALEKKAWEMLKLTWDDLENVSRDLQQNLHKVKDSFRS; from the coding sequence ATGCCGATCGATCGCAAAGTTCTTCAGATCAAGATCCAGAATCTCAAGAACCTCCCTCCTCTTCCGGCCGCCATCCAGAGGGTCGGCCAGATGGTGGAGGATCCGAAAGTGACCACGCAGCAGCTTTCGGACGTTATTGCGAAGGATCAGGCGCTGGCCAGCCGCGTCCTGAGACTGGTCAATTCACCCCTGTATGGGTTTCCAGGCCGCATTTCGGAAATTTCCCATGCCATCGTGCTCCTCGGCTTCAATGTCATCAAGAGCCTCGCTTTCGGCACCTATGTTTCCGGGATCATGACCAAGGAGATCGAGGGATTGTGGGAGCATTCACTCGGTACCTCCCTTGCTGCGGGCATCCTGGCCCGCAAAGTTGGATTCCCCAAGCCCGATGAGGCCTCCGTGGCGGGACTCCTGCACGACGTCGGCAAAGCCGCGCTGAAAGTCCTGTTTCCCGCGGAGTACCGCCGCGTACTGCAAGTCGTCCAGGAAAAACAATGTTTCATCTTGGAGGCGGAGCGGGAGGTCCTGGGGGATTTCGACCACTGTCGCATGGGCGCCGAGTTGTGCCTTCGATGGAATCTTCCGGCAGGCTTGCGGGAAACGATTCTCCATCACCATGATCCGGCGCGAGTCCGGCAGGAGAAGGATCTGACGGCCATTGTTCACACGGCCGACGTACTGGCCCGCGCCTTCGGATTCGGATTCGCGGGTGACCCTTACGTTCCGGCTTTGGAAAAGAAAGCATGGGAAATGCTCAAATTGACGTGGGACGACCTTGAGAACGTTTCGAGAGACCTTCAGCAGAACCTGCACAAAGTCAAGGATTCCTTCCGGTCCTGA
- a CDS encoding flagellar assembly protein FliW, protein MIIKTSRFGTIEVEDNKVISFPAGLFGFPNEKRYVLLDHDKETPFRWLQSADNADLAFVVIDPLMFRPDYHVNVKRDDLDEIRPGSEKDLVVLALVTIPRGNPAGMTANLQGPLVVNVERMLGKQIILLEGDYTTSHSVIQEMKRSGEIMKAAEERAKKESQDIVLGRAQGEMGLISLQAAGM, encoded by the coding sequence ATGATTATCAAGACGTCCCGCTTCGGCACAATCGAGGTCGAAGACAACAAGGTCATCTCGTTTCCCGCAGGGCTTTTCGGCTTCCCGAACGAGAAACGCTACGTGCTCCTGGACCACGACAAAGAGACTCCGTTCCGCTGGCTGCAATCGGCGGACAATGCCGACCTTGCTTTCGTCGTCATCGATCCGCTGATGTTCCGGCCGGACTACCACGTGAACGTCAAAAGGGATGATCTTGATGAAATCAGGCCGGGTTCGGAAAAGGATCTCGTGGTTCTCGCCCTGGTGACCATCCCCCGCGGCAATCCAGCCGGAATGACGGCCAATCTCCAAGGCCCCCTCGTGGTCAACGTGGAGAGAATGCTGGGAAAACAGATCATCCTCCTCGAAGGAGACTACACCACGTCCCACTCGGTAATCCAGGAAATGAAAAGATCGGGGGAGATCATGAAGGCCGCCGAGGAACGAGCGAAAAAGGAGTCCCAGGACATCGTGCTCGGTCGCGCTCAAGGCGAGATGGGACTCATCTCGCTCCAAGCCGCCGGAATGTAG
- the csrA gene encoding carbon storage regulator CsrA has protein sequence MLVLTRKVGEGITIGEEIKLVVIEIRGTQVRLGIEAPKNVIVHREEIFKKIKEATVESAEAPKSLEEISKIWKDMKKTPTPGSGEETAPSTGNGRHEGEGQDRPKTPGKSSTKEGGTPE, from the coding sequence ATGTTGGTTTTGACCAGGAAGGTCGGTGAAGGGATCACGATAGGCGAGGAAATCAAGCTCGTCGTGATCGAGATCAGGGGCACCCAGGTCAGGCTGGGAATTGAAGCGCCGAAAAACGTCATCGTCCATCGCGAGGAGATTTTCAAGAAGATAAAGGAAGCGACGGTCGAATCCGCGGAGGCGCCCAAGAGTTTGGAAGAAATTTCGAAAATCTGGAAAGACATGAAGAAAACACCAACCCCCGGAAGTGGAGAAGAGACCGCCCCGTCCACGGGGAACGGTCGGCACGAGGGCGAAGGCCAGGACCGGCCAAAGACACCGGGGAAAAGTTCAACCAAGGAAGGAGGAACACCGGAATGA
- a CDS encoding glycosyltransferase, whose translation MGRSRPLLLSVVVPVFRQADTASLTLPVLSRVLRSSLKDFEIVCVDDGSGDDTPTMLHMAAGEDPSIRIKAERKHRGQHGAILEGLAASHGKFVATTDADLEASPEWIPEALRLAQRGIHLVNGARKGWDRSSLGSLAIRIPLRLMGSELCRLTDLSSPYKLVSRELADALLTLRGEDHFLALFAAHWGRPSCEIPLKQNREYAARTSYGLFRRARLYATFLRDLRHVVRWGGQPIPERRATA comes from the coding sequence ATGGGTCGTTCGAGGCCTCTCCTCCTTTCGGTGGTTGTTCCCGTGTTTCGCCAAGCCGATACCGCGAGTCTGACCCTTCCGGTTCTAAGCCGCGTGTTACGATCCAGCCTTAAGGATTTCGAGATCGTTTGTGTGGACGACGGTAGCGGCGACGATACCCCCACGATGCTTCACATGGCCGCAGGAGAGGATCCTTCCATTCGTATCAAGGCGGAACGGAAACACCGTGGGCAGCACGGGGCCATTCTGGAGGGGTTGGCGGCCTCTCACGGCAAGTTCGTGGCCACGACGGATGCGGACTTGGAAGCGTCCCCCGAGTGGATCCCCGAGGCCCTGCGCCTGGCCCAGCGCGGTATTCACCTCGTGAATGGTGCCCGGAAGGGCTGGGATCGATCCTCCCTCGGCTCTCTCGCCATCCGAATTCCCCTGCGGCTGATGGGTTCGGAGCTTTGCAGGCTTACCGATCTTTCATCACCCTACAAACTCGTATCGCGCGAGCTTGCCGATGCGCTCCTCACGCTCCGCGGAGAGGATCATTTTCTCGCGCTGTTCGCGGCGCATTGGGGTCGGCCTTCTTGCGAGATTCCCCTGAAACAGAATCGAGAATACGCGGCGAGGACATCCTACGGCCTTTTCCGGCGGGCGCGCCTGTATGCAACGTTTCTCAGAGATCTTCGGCACGTCGTCCGTTGGGGGGGCCAACCCATTCCGGAGCGCCGAGCCACCGCCTAG
- a CDS encoding DUF2723 domain-containing protein has protein sequence MDSGEMIAGAFTGGVLHGSGYALYVWCGKFFALMPLGNIAARVVLFNVITAAVFIFMVTRMALRNWESRRVDRPAIVGQALASLPIVWFASGDITLDQSCVAENSLLFHLLLVAVSSALLISQSGEPTVPRWRRRWISLATFSLAVSYFPPAAAALPVILFPWIRSRERRIRLPMALILVLVVSAAPLAASAVRALQEPGVNVSHLLSRSQTFEGIREYLEIYTRLRSLLFLATHPAQMAVLNPLDYLEKFYPNPLHLAVAATAMVGVLGSLRTHAFPVLWMILIAGAMAFVRMFNGTNEADGQSFVFPALVTVWCCWGTSVLYKSTLRRMKTLRRWPAWKIVAGVGLALAGALTLRVLFRPSMGYRHDRFATTYADRLLAELPGKATLFSHAGLSYFPLWAVRVVENRRPDVELLSSGLLVLEWSRSWKRSSIATPIPAKERLRLLISDKFPQRPVFFTGIGWHHHIPGKEGLWSRLEPGLESFDLVPLGFAFRVAPQGSNARWHPRTPDIEWPRDRWTKGHWQWFFLDLALLSEKAGNLPAHEKYLRKAAAIAP, from the coding sequence ATGGACAGCGGCGAGATGATCGCCGGGGCCTTCACGGGGGGGGTTCTTCATGGGTCCGGATACGCCCTGTATGTGTGGTGCGGAAAATTTTTCGCGCTCATGCCCTTGGGAAACATTGCCGCAAGAGTCGTACTGTTCAATGTGATCACCGCGGCGGTATTCATCTTCATGGTCACCCGCATGGCCTTGCGTAACTGGGAGAGCCGGCGGGTCGATCGGCCCGCCATCGTGGGACAGGCTCTGGCTTCACTGCCGATCGTATGGTTCGCTTCGGGGGACATCACGCTTGACCAGTCCTGCGTCGCGGAAAACTCCTTGCTTTTTCACCTCTTGCTGGTCGCCGTCTCGTCGGCCCTCCTGATCTCTCAGTCAGGTGAACCAACCGTTCCTCGATGGCGCCGGCGCTGGATCTCGCTGGCCACCTTCTCGCTGGCCGTCTCCTATTTCCCCCCGGCCGCCGCAGCGCTGCCCGTGATCCTCTTCCCGTGGATCAGGTCCCGAGAGCGGCGGATCAGACTCCCGATGGCTCTGATTCTAGTCCTCGTTGTGTCCGCGGCTCCTCTCGCGGCCTCGGCGGTCCGAGCCCTACAGGAGCCGGGAGTGAACGTGAGCCATCTGCTTTCTCGATCGCAAACCTTCGAGGGAATTCGCGAATATCTCGAGATCTATACCCGACTCCGGTCACTTCTGTTCTTGGCAACCCATCCGGCTCAGATGGCCGTTCTAAATCCACTCGACTACCTGGAAAAATTCTATCCCAATCCGTTGCACCTTGCCGTGGCGGCGACCGCGATGGTAGGTGTGCTGGGGAGCCTCCGTACGCACGCGTTCCCAGTCTTGTGGATGATTCTGATCGCGGGCGCAATGGCTTTCGTCAGAATGTTCAACGGTACCAACGAGGCGGACGGTCAATCGTTTGTCTTCCCTGCGCTGGTCACCGTATGGTGTTGTTGGGGAACCTCAGTCCTCTACAAATCGACCCTGCGCCGGATGAAGACTCTGCGCCGCTGGCCGGCATGGAAGATTGTCGCAGGGGTGGGTCTCGCTCTGGCGGGGGCTCTTACCCTGCGCGTCCTCTTTCGGCCGAGCATGGGCTACCGTCACGACCGCTTCGCCACGACCTACGCGGATCGGCTGCTGGCTGAACTTCCGGGAAAGGCCACCCTCTTTTCCCACGCAGGGCTATCCTACTTCCCGTTGTGGGCCGTCCGGGTGGTTGAGAACCGCAGACCCGACGTGGAACTCTTGAGTTCCGGCCTACTCGTTCTGGAATGGTCGCGTTCATGGAAACGAAGCTCGATCGCTACACCTATTCCGGCCAAGGAACGCCTAAGGCTGCTGATTTCCGACAAGTTTCCTCAGCGTCCCGTCTTCTTCACGGGAATCGGATGGCACCACCATATCCCGGGGAAGGAAGGGCTTTGGTCCAGATTGGAGCCGGGCCTGGAATCGTTCGATCTTGTCCCGCTAGGATTCGCTTTCCGTGTGGCTCCGCAAGGTTCGAACGCGCGATGGCACCCTCGCACCCCGGACATCGAATGGCCACGGGATCGGTGGACGAAGGGCCATTGGCAGTGGTTCTTCCTCGACCTTGCCCTGCTGTCGGAGAAAGCCGGTAACCTGCCGGCCCATGAGAAATATCTGCGGAAGGCCGCAGCCATTGCCCCCTGA